In Streptomyces sclerotialus, one genomic interval encodes:
- a CDS encoding MFS transporter has protein sequence MSVAVGLCVASNYYAQPLLDTIAADLGLSATSAALVVTVAQVGYALGLVFLLPLGDLLERRRLVCGLTLATACSLALTAVAPSAPLLLMGTALTGLLSVTAQVLVPFAADLAAPHRRGQIVGTVMSGLVLGMLLARTASGALAAVGGWRTVYWAATAAMLVLTVALRRALPQFQVSAGLRYTRLLRSTARLLVEEPVLRARAALGLLAFACFSALWTSLAFLLSGPDYGWSDGEIGLLGLAGAAGAVAAQLAGRLADRGRTTLTTMTAAILLLGSWGLLALGAHHLAALIVGIVLLDLAHQGVHITNQSLIYALRPEARGRITSAYMTCYFAGGAIGSALVGVVHAHAGWTGVCLLGAGLSLLLCLAGAADAPSVRNWWRRQSRLQDLWTMVGASVLGVAVLALIGLAIRLVT, from the coding sequence ATGTCCGTGGCCGTCGGCCTGTGCGTGGCGAGCAACTACTATGCCCAGCCGCTGTTGGACACCATCGCCGCAGACCTGGGGCTGTCGGCCACCTCGGCCGCGCTGGTGGTGACGGTCGCTCAGGTCGGATACGCACTCGGACTGGTCTTCCTCCTGCCGCTGGGCGACCTGCTGGAACGGCGCCGGCTGGTGTGCGGCCTGACGCTGGCCACGGCGTGCTCCCTGGCGCTGACAGCGGTTGCTCCCAGCGCCCCACTGTTGCTGATGGGCACCGCGCTGACCGGTCTGCTGTCGGTGACCGCCCAGGTCCTGGTGCCGTTCGCCGCCGATCTGGCCGCGCCGCACCGGCGCGGCCAGATCGTAGGAACGGTCATGAGCGGGCTGGTGCTGGGCATGCTCCTGGCCCGCACGGCATCCGGTGCCCTGGCCGCCGTCGGCGGCTGGCGCACCGTGTACTGGGCCGCGACCGCGGCGATGCTCGTTCTCACCGTCGCCCTGCGCCGGGCACTGCCGCAGTTCCAGGTATCGGCCGGTCTGCGCTACACGCGACTGCTGCGCTCCACCGCACGTCTCCTGGTCGAGGAACCGGTCCTCAGAGCCCGTGCCGCCCTTGGTCTCCTGGCCTTCGCCTGCTTCAGCGCGTTGTGGACGTCGCTGGCCTTTCTCCTCTCCGGCCCCGATTACGGCTGGTCGGACGGCGAGATCGGGCTGCTCGGTCTCGCCGGCGCCGCGGGCGCAGTCGCCGCCCAGCTCGCCGGGCGGCTGGCAGACCGAGGACGCACCACACTGACCACGATGACGGCAGCCATCCTCCTGCTCGGCTCATGGGGACTGCTGGCCCTGGGGGCACACCATCTGGCCGCACTCATCGTCGGCATCGTCCTCTTGGACCTAGCCCACCAGGGGGTACACATCACCAACCAATCGCTGATCTACGCCCTGCGGCCGGAGGCACGCGGGCGTATCACCTCGGCATACATGACGTGTTACTTCGCCGGCGGCGCGATCGGCTCAGCCCTGGTCGGCGTAGTACATGCCCACGCCGGGTGGACGGGAGTGTGCCTCCTCGGAGCCGGTCTCTCCCTGCTGTTGTGCCTGGCGGGCGCAGCCGACGCACCGAGCGTACGAAACTGGTGGCGCCGCCAGAGCCGACTGCAAGACCTGTGGACCATGGTCGGCGCGAGCGTCCTGGGCGTCGCAGTACTTGCCCTCATCGGGCTGGCGATACGCCTGGTGACCTGA